A genomic stretch from Nitratidesulfovibrio sp. SRB-5 includes:
- a CDS encoding DUF1156 domain-containing protein has translation MSDQNPKQVDLWGNAVEKSAAAPKKNGRKSKADKQTGLLPDKLGKAVKLPVPDFSDPNRKPTCLEADFPIAQINALSNLEGNAGKPIYQMSKWWARRRSSVFRSMLIAAATEAPADPNEASKLVWDHYYCNHQKAGSFKNLKVLDCFMGGGTTLVEGSRLGMQMTGVDINPVAWFVVKNELACSDPEQVKALFEEIERQVKPQIQPFYTTTCPRGHQGRWIDVETGEAVSLDPIELPPDQRSRYRWEGPEVIYTFWAKHGPCQAKGCGHRTPIFRTPVIAEKKLSTGYAELTCPGCGTLFHAELGETRMAPGAERIIVEGDTPFTELTQDFARLLNDYDKGNANDTWERALALKAATAQEPGLHCPHCSTFAGKRLADVFDRHAQPDLRATPRKKKDFALKSKPVQMYLLIHPEWMKGASGFVGEEELGGWAGAPAEATSDWYEKRMEHLRVIEVRGKSLPDIVTLADGAVIETGQGTVPRRAHFTCAACGREGNILETVRPTEHTAPVAAYTLQCHCPQCEAEGYTYGGRYFKAPDGYDIRRIIETEKEWSRRSDSDLAEYWPKSELWVSYMTHKLNGGIPNWGYTHWWKMFNPRQLLVHTHLLKAITEAPEDAWPLDVREQALGAFQQYLRNQNMFCFWDTGYDKLVPMMSNANFHPKALVVENCVFHKRGRGNVESNQDTVISGLEWANNPWECLLLPETEKAKGQRLELGDPLIPGNEPYCGSSTDLSMLGNEPFDLVITDPPFGNNLFYADLSDFFYVWLRLPLRNWYAGLPEAAYFEPERTPHSMEAVDNSVEHPDDREGYEKEPFIESKHLSRIQELTGDAALAEKDPNPLYRPQPSSDFYSQTLSAVWAEAGRRLKDGGIMAFTFHHNEDQAWIDILKALFDAGYVLVATYPIRSDETKGDSGAFGSRKIEYDIIHVCRKRLAAPEAVSWARMRRWVKEETVRLKDLLEHTHGKTLPESDLRVILRGKSLEFYSRHYGQVFTGDGQVLDVRDALLGINQLLDDLLEDTTQTGGLRPPDSAEPASRLYLRLFKKCTEMARDELHKTLRGTGIAQGDLEARGWIRVVGREIHVVPVNERMAYFTERGRNRKVIKTDLDQAHFLIGAAYPNSGLRIDAELNNPNFRIKKSVDEILKWYAEVDKNSANRMAARTAAQLVEHWRNRKDRPQAVQRTLFDLLEEND, from the coding sequence ATGAGCGATCAGAATCCAAAACAAGTCGATCTTTGGGGTAATGCGGTTGAGAAGAGCGCAGCAGCCCCCAAGAAAAATGGACGAAAGTCAAAAGCCGACAAACAAACAGGGCTGCTCCCCGACAAGCTCGGCAAGGCGGTCAAATTGCCGGTGCCGGATTTCTCCGATCCGAATCGCAAGCCCACCTGCCTGGAGGCAGACTTTCCCATCGCGCAGATCAATGCTCTCTCCAATCTGGAAGGCAACGCGGGCAAGCCCATCTATCAGATGTCCAAATGGTGGGCGCGGCGGCGTTCCAGTGTTTTTCGCTCCATGCTGATTGCGGCGGCGACCGAGGCTCCGGCCGACCCCAACGAGGCATCTAAACTTGTCTGGGACCATTACTACTGCAACCACCAGAAGGCAGGCTCCTTCAAGAATCTGAAGGTGCTGGATTGCTTCATGGGCGGCGGCACCACTCTGGTGGAGGGCTCACGCCTCGGCATGCAGATGACCGGTGTAGATATCAACCCGGTGGCCTGGTTCGTCGTCAAGAACGAACTGGCCTGCAGCGATCCGGAACAGGTCAAGGCCCTTTTTGAAGAGATCGAACGCCAGGTTAAACCCCAGATTCAGCCGTTCTATACAACCACCTGCCCGCGAGGCCACCAGGGGCGGTGGATTGACGTGGAAACCGGTGAAGCAGTCAGCCTCGATCCCATCGAGCTGCCTCCCGACCAGCGTTCCCGGTACCGCTGGGAAGGGCCGGAGGTCATCTATACCTTCTGGGCCAAACATGGACCCTGCCAAGCCAAGGGCTGCGGCCATCGCACTCCGATTTTTCGCACACCGGTCATTGCCGAGAAAAAGCTCTCAACGGGTTACGCCGAGCTAACCTGCCCCGGCTGCGGCACGCTGTTTCATGCCGAACTGGGCGAGACTCGCATGGCCCCTGGTGCGGAGCGGATCATCGTGGAAGGCGACACCCCGTTCACCGAACTTACCCAGGATTTCGCCCGCCTGCTGAACGACTACGACAAGGGCAACGCCAACGACACCTGGGAACGGGCGTTGGCCTTGAAGGCGGCGACAGCGCAGGAACCAGGACTCCATTGCCCCCATTGCAGCACCTTTGCCGGGAAACGTCTGGCCGATGTCTTTGACCGTCATGCCCAGCCAGATCTCCGCGCTACCCCGCGCAAAAAAAAAGACTTCGCCCTCAAAAGCAAACCGGTACAGATGTACCTGCTCATACATCCCGAATGGATGAAGGGGGCATCGGGGTTTGTCGGCGAAGAGGAACTGGGCGGCTGGGCCGGTGCGCCTGCTGAAGCAACCTCGGATTGGTATGAAAAGCGGATGGAACATCTGCGCGTGATCGAGGTGCGCGGCAAATCCCTTCCCGACATAGTCACCTTGGCCGATGGGGCGGTGATCGAAACCGGTCAGGGAACCGTGCCGCGCCGAGCACATTTCACCTGTGCCGCCTGTGGCCGTGAAGGCAACATTCTTGAAACGGTGCGTCCCACAGAACACACTGCCCCGGTGGCAGCCTACACACTGCAATGCCATTGTCCGCAATGTGAGGCCGAGGGCTATACCTACGGGGGGCGTTATTTCAAAGCACCTGATGGATATGACATAAGACGTATAATCGAAACGGAAAAAGAATGGAGTAGACGCTCAGATAGCGATTTAGCTGAATACTGGCCAAAATCAGAATTGTGGGTTTCATACATGACTCACAAACTGAATGGCGGTATCCCGAATTGGGGATACACACATTGGTGGAAGATGTTTAATCCTCGCCAGTTGTTGGTCCACACCCATCTTCTCAAGGCTATTACAGAAGCGCCAGAAGACGCTTGGCCGCTGGATGTTAGGGAACAAGCGCTTGGGGCTTTTCAGCAATATCTACGTAATCAGAACATGTTCTGTTTCTGGGATACCGGTTACGACAAATTGGTTCCCATGATGTCTAACGCAAATTTCCATCCAAAGGCATTGGTGGTTGAAAATTGTGTTTTTCATAAAAGAGGAAGGGGAAACGTTGAATCCAACCAAGACACGGTTATTTCAGGGCTTGAGTGGGCAAATAACCCTTGGGAATGTCTGTTGTTGCCCGAGACCGAAAAGGCGAAAGGTCAACGCCTTGAGTTAGGAGATCCGCTTATTCCCGGAAACGAGCCCTATTGCGGTTCATCCACGGACTTGTCGATGTTGGGCAACGAGCCGTTCGATCTGGTGATCACCGATCCACCGTTCGGAAACAACCTCTTCTACGCCGACCTTTCTGATTTCTTTTATGTCTGGCTTCGTCTGCCCCTTCGTAATTGGTATGCAGGATTGCCAGAAGCGGCCTACTTCGAACCGGAGCGCACCCCCCACAGCATGGAGGCGGTGGACAACTCGGTAGAGCATCCAGACGACCGGGAAGGCTACGAGAAAGAGCCTTTCATCGAATCGAAGCATCTGTCTCGCATTCAGGAACTCACTGGCGACGCTGCCCTGGCGGAGAAGGACCCGAATCCGCTCTATCGACCGCAACCCTCCAGTGATTTCTACAGCCAGACCCTGTCAGCCGTCTGGGCCGAGGCAGGCCGTCGCCTTAAAGATGGCGGCATCATGGCCTTTACCTTCCACCATAACGAGGATCAGGCCTGGATCGATATCCTTAAGGCCCTCTTCGACGCGGGCTATGTGCTGGTGGCGACCTATCCCATCCGCAGCGACGAGACCAAGGGCGATTCCGGAGCCTTTGGCAGCCGTAAGATCGAATACGACATCATCCACGTTTGTCGTAAACGCCTTGCTGCGCCCGAGGCGGTCAGCTGGGCGCGGATGCGCCGCTGGGTAAAAGAGGAGACGGTTCGGCTGAAGGATCTCCTTGAGCACACCCACGGCAAGACCTTGCCCGAATCCGACCTGCGGGTGATCCTGCGCGGCAAATCCCTTGAATTCTACTCCCGTCATTACGGCCAGGTGTTCACCGGTGACGGCCAGGTGCTGGACGTGCGCGACGCCCTACTCGGCATCAACCAACTCCTCGACGACCTTCTGGAAGACACGACCCAGACCGGCGGACTGCGACCGCCAGATAGCGCCGAACCGGCCAGCCGTCTCTACCTCCGCTTATTCAAAAAATGCACAGAAATGGCGCGTGACGAGCTCCACAAAACCTTGCGCGGCACCGGCATCGCCCAGGGGGATTTGGAAGCCAGGGGGTGGATCAGAGTCGTCGGCCGAGAAATTCATGTCGTCCCTGTGAATGAAAGGATGGCCTATTTTACCGAACGGGGACGCAATCGCAAGGTCATCAAAACCGACCTTGATCAAGCCCATTTTCTTATCGGGGCGGCCTATCCCAACTCGGGGCTGAGGATCGATGCGGAACTGAATAATCCAAACTTCCGCATCAAGAAATCGGTGGATGAAATCCTGAAATGGTATGCGGAGGTGGATAAGAACTCTGCCAACCGTATGGCGGCGCGGACAGCGGCCCAACTGGTCGAGCATTGGCGGAACCGCAAGGATCGGCCCCAAGCTGTTCAGCGGACGCTCTTTGATCTGCTGGAGGAGAACGATTGA
- a CDS encoding DEAD/DEAH box helicase: MSHAYHEIRPGLKINHPELGDGVVVGREPTGYITVFFRAHGERQVPADSLRTATDRFDQIVQSMIPATPERLEQLWLAVEAEELPLMESAATLTSAKVDLLPHQVVLVHRVANARPKRFLVADEVGLGKTIEAALILRELASRGELSRAIMIVPAGLVDNWRRELNEVFNLDFEVFGSEGDVTDRKTNAFAKHNRLIVSVDTLKRPARVKKLLAAPPWDLVVFDEAHHLSVYRYGNKVKKTENFKLAEAIRDHCRDLILLSATPHQGDHFRFWMLIRLLSPELFESDRDMVTNRHRLNAVVIRRTKADACAQDGSPLFVRRMVHTEGFELSEREKEFYNALLDYLRDGYNLAAQQGNKGRALGFVMTVFQKIAASSFAAIRSTLQRRLLMLTIQEGIERDELLDVDGRNRVFEDARQIIHDIYSIPYDAVGNAQTDQIFADAKYQLLKKRNEALSFASTAESYSDSECEAGAGEESAAMLVVVALPEERQRILDLLTEFPDGIESKTAMLVHALRQIWQQNPDEKVVIFATYLGTVEAIKKQLDEVFPSAGVDVLKGGDHGAKTAVQKRFRRKDGPKVLVCTAAGREGINLQFARILFNYDLPWNPMDLEQRIGRIHRYGQESTAQVYNLVAADTIEGQIYLLLEEKLNDIARTLGKVDEQGQVAEDLRIQVLGQLSSTLSYDRLYQDAIGDPTLKRTRQELEVAMSNANLARQVVFELFQELDQFNLGDYQKFDDEGRGMQRLVNFIARSARLAGWNFKKEVDGRWALIRDGEPNMVFTTERNDALQEETLQLVGLEHPVVNQFMRKYSAADAGPRALAGKVIGIAGEGLLTLWKISTHGKDGQASHHVVRIGMNAEGDRAPWLERLDDKILGMQSPSIPAEQWQTLAANKKVRLQELLHRELSYSGIIDEGMSYSATLLAIMGIEN, from the coding sequence ATGTCGCACGCATATCATGAGATACGCCCCGGCCTGAAGATCAACCACCCGGAGCTGGGGGATGGCGTCGTCGTCGGTCGAGAGCCGACGGGGTACATCACGGTCTTCTTTCGCGCTCATGGGGAGCGGCAGGTACCTGCCGACTCGTTACGGACAGCGACCGACCGGTTCGATCAGATCGTCCAAAGCATGATTCCGGCAACACCGGAACGGCTTGAACAGCTCTGGTTGGCAGTGGAAGCCGAAGAACTACCGCTGATGGAAAGCGCCGCGACCTTGACTTCTGCAAAGGTAGACTTGTTGCCGCACCAGGTGGTGCTGGTCCACCGTGTGGCCAATGCCCGCCCCAAACGCTTCCTGGTAGCCGACGAGGTTGGCCTGGGTAAAACTATCGAGGCCGCGCTCATCCTTCGTGAGCTGGCTTCCCGGGGTGAGCTGAGCCGGGCCATCATGATCGTCCCCGCCGGGCTGGTGGACAACTGGCGCAGGGAACTGAATGAAGTTTTCAATCTCGACTTTGAGGTGTTCGGCAGCGAGGGGGATGTTACCGACCGCAAAACCAACGCCTTTGCCAAACACAATCGCCTGATCGTCTCGGTCGACACGCTCAAGCGCCCCGCGCGAGTGAAGAAGCTTCTCGCTGCACCGCCCTGGGATCTGGTGGTCTTCGACGAAGCCCATCATCTGAGCGTTTATCGCTACGGCAACAAGGTCAAGAAGACCGAAAATTTCAAACTTGCCGAAGCGATTCGTGACCACTGCCGGGACCTCATTCTCCTGTCGGCAACGCCGCACCAGGGCGACCATTTCCGATTCTGGATGCTGATCAGGCTGTTAAGCCCCGAGCTATTTGAGAGCGATCGGGACATGGTCACAAACAGGCACCGTCTCAATGCGGTCGTCATTCGCCGCACCAAGGCGGATGCCTGTGCCCAGGATGGTAGCCCGCTGTTTGTCCGCCGCATGGTTCATACTGAGGGGTTTGAGTTGTCGGAGCGGGAAAAGGAGTTCTACAACGCGCTCCTGGATTATCTACGGGATGGCTACAACCTGGCAGCTCAGCAAGGCAACAAAGGCCGGGCGCTGGGTTTTGTGATGACGGTGTTTCAGAAAATCGCCGCCAGTAGCTTTGCTGCTATCCGCTCGACCCTTCAGCGACGGTTGCTGATGTTGACCATTCAGGAAGGAATTGAGCGTGACGAATTGCTGGATGTAGATGGCCGGAACAGGGTCTTCGAGGATGCCCGACAGATCATTCACGACATCTACTCCATCCCGTATGACGCCGTGGGCAACGCCCAGACCGATCAGATCTTCGCGGACGCAAAATATCAGCTGTTGAAAAAGCGAAACGAAGCGCTCTCCTTTGCCTCGACAGCTGAAAGCTATTCTGATTCTGAATGTGAAGCCGGTGCCGGAGAGGAATCGGCCGCCATGCTGGTCGTGGTTGCGCTGCCGGAAGAACGGCAACGGATACTCGATCTTCTTACCGAGTTCCCGGACGGCATCGAGTCAAAGACCGCAATGCTCGTTCATGCCCTGCGCCAGATCTGGCAGCAGAACCCCGATGAAAAAGTCGTTATCTTCGCCACCTACTTGGGCACGGTCGAGGCCATCAAGAAGCAACTGGATGAAGTTTTTCCCAGTGCGGGTGTCGATGTCCTCAAAGGCGGAGATCACGGAGCGAAAACAGCCGTCCAAAAGAGATTCCGTAGGAAGGATGGACCCAAGGTTCTCGTCTGCACCGCTGCCGGTCGTGAAGGCATCAATCTCCAGTTTGCCCGTATCCTCTTCAACTACGACCTGCCCTGGAATCCCATGGATCTCGAGCAGCGCATAGGCCGCATCCACCGCTATGGGCAGGAATCAACCGCGCAGGTTTACAACCTCGTGGCAGCAGACACCATTGAAGGCCAGATCTATCTGCTGCTTGAGGAAAAGCTGAACGACATCGCCAGAACCCTGGGTAAAGTGGATGAACAGGGGCAGGTCGCCGAGGATTTACGGATTCAGGTGTTGGGCCAGCTCAGCAGTACCTTGAGTTATGACCGGCTCTATCAAGATGCCATTGGCGATCCAACCCTGAAGCGAACCCGTCAGGAGCTGGAAGTTGCCATGAGCAATGCCAATTTGGCACGTCAGGTTGTCTTTGAGCTCTTCCAGGAGCTCGACCAGTTCAATCTTGGCGACTACCAGAAGTTCGACGACGAAGGGCGAGGAATGCAGCGCCTTGTCAATTTCATTGCACGGTCGGCCCGACTCGCCGGGTGGAATTTCAAAAAAGAGGTCGATGGCAGGTGGGCTCTGATCAGAGATGGTGAGCCGAACATGGTGTTCACGACAGAGCGTAACGATGCTCTTCAGGAAGAAACTCTTCAGCTTGTCGGTTTGGAGCATCCGGTCGTCAATCAGTTCATGCGCAAATATTCAGCCGCCGATGCAGGACCTCGGGCCTTGGCCGGGAAGGTAATCGGGATAGCAGGTGAGGGCCTGCTTACCCTCTGGAAAATCAGCACCCACGGCAAAGACGGCCAAGCCAGCCACCATGTCGTCAGAATTGGAATGAATGCGGAGGGCGACCGAGCACCATGGCTTGAGCGTTTGGACGACAAAATTTTGGGAATGCAATCACCATCAATACCTGCCGAGCAATGGCAGACTCTCGCGGCCAACAAAAAGGTCCGCCTGCAGGAACTGCTGCATCGCGAGCTGAGTTATTCGGGAATTATTGATGAAGGGATGTCGTATTCTGCCACGCTACTGGCCATCATGGGGATAGAGAATTAG
- a CDS encoding inovirus-type Gp2 protein has translation MPHDTKTGPVIESIMDKYHATFEQSLADHGKVMQVRLDLRYPENGYATPDSKHIHDFSYNLKRSIARQKFAGNHDPDPKLLWVREQNESEHPHYHALVLVNGNSLNNPHSIFEKAGRLWGRALGVDPTGLVHHCDKDRHGNRQENGIMIRRGSPDEAAQRAKCEQQASYLAKAYSKDTRPKGAWTCGGTRTPKGGAKLTLPRQVYQG, from the coding sequence ATGCCGCATGACACCAAAACTGGGCCTGTCATTGAAAGCATCATGGACAAGTACCACGCTACGTTTGAACAATCCCTTGCTGATCACGGCAAGGTCATGCAGGTCCGACTTGACTTACGCTATCCTGAAAACGGTTACGCCACACCCGACAGCAAACATATCCACGACTTTAGCTATAATCTCAAACGCAGCATTGCACGCCAGAAATTCGCCGGAAATCACGATCCCGACCCCAAACTTCTTTGGGTGAGAGAGCAGAACGAAAGCGAGCACCCACACTACCATGCCCTGGTGCTCGTTAACGGCAATTCTTTGAACAACCCGCACTCGATTTTTGAAAAGGCAGGTCGGCTTTGGGGCAGAGCATTGGGCGTTGATCCCACAGGACTCGTGCATCATTGCGATAAGGACAGACATGGGAACAGGCAGGAAAATGGTATCATGATCAGGCGGGGCTCACCCGACGAGGCTGCCCAACGAGCCAAGTGTGAGCAGCAGGCTTCGTATTTGGCCAAAGCCTACAGCAAGGACACCCGCCCGAAGGGAGCATGGACGTGCGGAGGCACCAGAACCCCAAAGGGTGGGGCAAAATTGACCTTACCCCGCCAAGTATACCAGGGATAA
- a CDS encoding DUF3987 domain-containing protein, protein MHNVLHTEFPGLSPYHSLSEPAQVFARELAQELGTSEEMVACTLLAMFAAGQIGSECEVSKSHRIGLSLYMAIGAEPSSGKTPIMKRMKPTLDNLISKHIALPPDEAATRRARRDLLSSRIKGIKTAFKKKHNATILTEDINELADLQKELDAISIPQAPLMGKMSPQSFIKELSLRNGLGILIDDEGAPLSSFHKINPDDITPFLDAWSNTTIEDITKHEQFHAKNPSVVLLCMWQTRPLLKLLRTPEYSENGLTARFLPFIMPASEPKTGYGQVSATAERWYADQLERTIIQLKECRTLTGCHPKLHLSHEANIMLKNFQTTLTWQQRQNMPFDNHHGIAGKLLVHAVRLAMTLHAMETTSHGNMGIDMNTMHRACNLAMFFGMQSATIINTTNQDEMRKQAQPLIMTIANSQQFTHIHHGYTTTELCRPHGLSKKKCERILFWMMAQGWIYPQQAQRQLPTGSIESCEIWVPRFNFCTLL, encoded by the coding sequence ATGCATAACGTACTCCACACAGAGTTTCCCGGCCTGTCCCCCTATCACTCCCTGAGTGAGCCCGCACAAGTTTTCGCGCGAGAACTGGCGCAAGAGCTCGGGACTTCGGAAGAGATGGTGGCCTGCACACTGCTGGCAATGTTTGCAGCAGGGCAAATCGGCTCTGAATGTGAGGTATCGAAATCCCACCGCATAGGATTGTCGCTCTATATGGCCATCGGCGCCGAGCCCAGCTCGGGGAAAACCCCTATCATGAAACGCATGAAGCCCACCCTCGACAATCTGATCAGCAAGCACATTGCCCTTCCCCCTGACGAAGCTGCCACCCGACGAGCCCGCAGGGACCTTCTCAGCAGCAGGATTAAAGGCATAAAAACAGCCTTTAAGAAAAAACACAACGCGACAATCCTCACCGAAGACATCAACGAACTTGCTGATCTTCAAAAAGAACTTGACGCGATATCCATTCCGCAAGCCCCCCTCATGGGCAAGATGTCTCCTCAATCCTTCATAAAGGAGCTCAGTTTGCGGAATGGACTCGGCATACTGATCGATGACGAAGGCGCACCTCTTTCATCTTTTCACAAAATCAACCCGGATGATATCACACCATTCCTTGATGCGTGGTCCAACACAACCATTGAGGATATCACAAAGCATGAGCAATTCCACGCAAAAAATCCATCAGTTGTTTTGCTTTGCATGTGGCAAACTCGCCCACTACTAAAGTTACTCCGCACTCCTGAATATAGCGAAAACGGATTAACCGCGCGTTTTTTACCATTTATCATGCCCGCAAGTGAACCAAAAACAGGCTACGGACAAGTCTCCGCCACAGCAGAGCGATGGTACGCTGACCAACTTGAGCGAACCATCATTCAACTCAAGGAGTGCCGAACTCTTACGGGCTGCCATCCCAAGCTCCATCTATCCCATGAAGCCAATATCATGCTTAAGAATTTCCAGACAACATTAACCTGGCAACAAAGACAGAACATGCCCTTCGACAACCATCATGGGATAGCAGGAAAACTACTCGTTCATGCCGTGCGCCTCGCCATGACACTACACGCCATGGAAACCACAAGCCATGGCAACATGGGAATAGACATGAATACCATGCACAGAGCATGCAACCTGGCAATGTTCTTTGGAATGCAGTCTGCGACTATCATTAACACAACCAATCAAGATGAAATGCGAAAGCAGGCACAGCCACTCATAATGACCATCGCCAACAGCCAGCAATTCACCCATATCCACCACGGCTACACCACTACAGAGCTATGCAGACCTCATGGGTTGAGCAAGAAAAAATGTGAACGCATATTGTTCTGGATGATGGCACAAGGATGGATATACCCCCAACAAGCTCAGCGACAACTCCCAACAGGCTCAATAGAGTCATGCGAAATATGGGTGCCGCGCTTCAATTTTTGCACACTACTCTAA
- a CDS encoding 2-hydroxymuconate tautomerase family protein, producing MPYVNIRITREGATSEQKAALIQGVTQLLVDILGKNPATTVVTIDEVDTDNWGVGGETITARRKRGV from the coding sequence ATGCCTTACGTCAACATCCGCATCACCCGCGAAGGCGCCACCAGCGAGCAGAAGGCGGCGCTCATCCAGGGCGTCACGCAGTTGCTGGTGGATATCCTCGGCAAGAATCCCGCCACCACCGTGGTGACCATCGACGAGGTGGACACCGACAACTGGGGCGTGGGCGGCGAAACCATCACCGCGCGGCGCAAGCGCGGGGTGTAG
- a CDS encoding alkaline phosphatase family protein, with protein sequence MHTDTRPHLVVLGLDGLPFSLARHLCAQGRTPNLARIAASPNASALAAELPDLSPVNWTSFYTASGPETHGVYGFTRFNVTTRQLSLADFSQVAAPTIFDRLGERGLTSRVVNLPNTYPARPIPGMLVSGFVAHDLARAVHPPFLLGPLTGAGYRLEADTARGGSDPAHLLAELRATLASRRAALRLLWPDLAWNLFVLVLTETDRLFHFLWDAVTDEGHPQHPACMEFLAEWDALLGEVLDLVKALSARDGRPVRLLALADHGFGPVRAEVDLNAWLRGQGLLRQVTPGGVEQCHELDATTLHPASAAFALDPGRIYLRTRRRFPDGTLDDAAGRRLAERLRRELMELTFEGAPVFRAVLTADEAYGPEVPGQGALGQAGFSQPGSCLTGTESDVAGAGKRLLPGTGQSGPASGPVAASGPEDGPPLRWAAPDLVCVPAYGFDLKAKWNRSQIFGLPEQYGRTGTHTPDDAFWYDSQAGQPGIAAPVSVRDVGALVLRHFGLDAPERTAGYPAVLTGQADWRGAKVSALGHGSPASGAAPGAPATPVASGAASSASSASAAPGPTHTDVSSAALSDSTAIRTR encoded by the coding sequence ATGCACACGGACACGCGCCCCCATCTGGTGGTGCTGGGGCTGGACGGCCTGCCGTTCTCGCTGGCCCGCCACCTTTGCGCCCAGGGCCGCACCCCCAACCTTGCCCGCATCGCCGCATCCCCCAACGCGTCGGCCCTTGCCGCCGAGCTTCCCGACCTTTCGCCGGTGAACTGGACCTCGTTCTACACGGCGTCCGGCCCGGAAACGCACGGGGTGTACGGCTTTACGCGGTTCAACGTGACCACCCGGCAGCTGTCGCTGGCCGACTTCTCGCAGGTGGCCGCGCCCACCATCTTCGACCGCCTGGGCGAGCGCGGGCTGACCAGCCGGGTCGTCAACCTGCCCAATACCTACCCGGCGCGGCCCATTCCGGGCATGCTGGTTTCCGGGTTCGTGGCGCACGACCTGGCGCGGGCGGTGCATCCGCCGTTCCTGCTGGGGCCGCTGACCGGGGCGGGCTACCGGCTGGAGGCCGACACCGCGCGCGGCGGCTCGGACCCAGCCCACCTGCTGGCGGAACTGCGCGCCACGCTGGCCTCGCGCCGCGCCGCGCTGCGCCTGCTGTGGCCCGACCTTGCGTGGAACCTGTTCGTGCTGGTGCTGACGGAAACCGACAGGCTGTTCCACTTTCTGTGGGATGCGGTGACCGACGAAGGACACCCGCAACACCCCGCGTGCATGGAATTTCTGGCGGAATGGGATGCGCTGCTGGGCGAGGTGCTGGACCTCGTCAAGGCCCTTTCCGCGCGCGACGGCCGCCCGGTGCGTCTGCTGGCGCTGGCCGACCACGGCTTCGGCCCGGTGCGGGCAGAGGTGGACCTGAACGCCTGGCTGCGCGGGCAGGGCCTGCTGCGCCAGGTCACGCCCGGCGGCGTGGAGCAGTGCCACGAGCTGGACGCCACCACCCTGCACCCGGCCAGCGCGGCCTTTGCGCTGGACCCGGGCCGCATCTACCTGCGTACCCGCCGCCGCTTCCCCGACGGCACGCTGGACGACGCGGCGGGGCGGCGGCTGGCCGAGCGGCTGCGGCGCGAGCTGATGGAACTGACCTTCGAGGGCGCGCCGGTGTTCCGCGCCGTGCTCACGGCGGACGAGGCCTACGGGCCGGAGGTGCCGGGGCAGGGGGCGCTGGGCCAGGCCGGATTCAGCCAGCCCGGTTCGTGTCTGACTGGAACGGAGTCGGACGTTGCCGGGGCAGGCAAACGGCTGTTGCCCGGCACGGGCCAATCCGGCCCGGCTTCCGGCCCTGTCGCAGCCTCTGGTCCGGAAGACGGCCCGCCCCTGCGCTGGGCCGCGCCGGATCTGGTCTGCGTGCCCGCCTACGGCTTCGACCTGAAGGCCAAGTGGAACCGCAGCCAGATATTCGGCCTGCCGGAACAGTACGGGCGCACCGGTACCCATACCCCGGACGACGCCTTCTGGTACGATTCGCAGGCCGGACAGCCCGGCATTGCCGCGCCGGTTTCGGTGCGTGACGTGGGCGCGCTTGTGCTGCGCCACTTCGGGCTGGATGCGCCGGAGCGCACCGCGGGATATCCGGCGGTGCTCACCGGGCAGGCGGACTGGCGCGGCGCGAAGGTGTCCGCGCTGGGGCATGGCAGCCCCGCGTCCGGTGCTGCGCCCGGCGCGCCTGCTACGCCCGTCGCGTCCGGTGCTGCGTCCAGCGCGTCCAGTGCTTCCGCCGCGCCCGGCCCGACGCACACCGACGTTTCGTCTGCGGCGCTTTCCGATAGCACAGCCATCCGCACGCGCTGA